Proteins encoded by one window of Chiroxiphia lanceolata isolate bChiLan1 chromosome 26, bChiLan1.pri, whole genome shotgun sequence:
- the LOC116798698 gene encoding olfactory receptor 10A7-like, which produces MAELLQMESTEETESGNHTLLTEFVLSGLSSRPELQHLLFFTFCLVYTMTVVGNLLICVVTVHPTLCTSMYFFLRVLAFLDVSTASTVVPRMLVSFLSEDRSILYMGCATQLYCVIFFGAAEWYLLAAMAYDRCVAIRNPLRYTVIMNARVCLSLVLLSCCSGNVVSVVQTAWVFTMPFCGPRKINHFFCDIPPLILLSCTDTSLYEKQMVAATALVIFTPFCLILVSYACIISSILKISSAESRHKTFSTCSSHLIVVILYCASGTLNYLRPNSHNSQDTKKVVAVIYTTIIPMLNPLIYSLRNKEVREVLIVTMAVLVKK; this is translated from the exons ATGGCAGAACTGTTGCAG ATGGAGTCAACAGAGGAAACAGAATCAGGAAACCACACTCTGCTGACTGAATTTGTCCTCTCTGGATTGTCCAGCCGCCCAGAACTGCAGCACTTGCTGTTCTTCACATTCTGCTTAGTTTACACCATGACTGTCGTTGGGAACCTTCTCATCTGCGTGGTCACGGTGCACCCCACCCTCTGCACGTCCATGTACTTCTTCCTCCGGGTCCTGGCCTTCCTGGATGTTTCCACAGCATCGACTGTTGTCCCCAGGATGCTGGTAAGTTTCCTGTcggaggacaggagcatcctctaCATGGGCTGTGCCACACAGCTCTACTGTGTGATTTTCTTCGGAGCCGCTGAATGGTACCTTTTGGCAGCCATGGCCTATGACCGTTGCGTGGCCATACGCAACCCCCTGAGATACACTGTCATCATGAATGCCAGAGTTTGCCTTTCCTTGGTcctgctgtcctgctgcagtggcaATGTTGTGTCTGTGGTGCAGACAGCTTGGGTGTTCACGATGCCCTTTTGTGGGCCCAGGAAGATTAACCACTTCTTCTGTGACATTCCCCCGCTcatcctgctctcctgcactGACACCTCGCTGTATGAAAAGCAGATGGTTGCAGCCACAGCGCTGGTCATCTTCACGCCATTCTGCCTCATCCTGGTGTCCTATGCCTGCATCATCTCCAGCATCCTGAAGATttcctctgcagagagcagacaCAAGACCTTCTCCACCTGCTCCTCACACCTTATTGTTGTAATATTGTACTGTGCAAGTGGAACCTTGAATTACTTACGACCGAATTCCCATAATTCACAAGACACTAAGAAAGTTGTTGCTGTCATATACACAACCATAATTCCCATGTTAAACCCCCTGATTTACAGCCTGAGGAATAAAGAAGTGAGAGAAGTACTAATCGTAACTATGGCTGTGTTGGTGAAGAAATAA